A single region of the Oncorhynchus kisutch isolate 150728-3 linkage group LG30, Okis_V2, whole genome shotgun sequence genome encodes:
- the LOC109875214 gene encoding C-C motif chemokine 20 isoform X2: protein MASRYLETILLLCCIVTMFSSTSAAYGPRKLYCCVEFQEKPVPYTQIIGYKQQSYKEVCNNDAIIFYTTKNKKVCASIKDEWVRTALVRLSSKLKKISTATL, encoded by the exons ATGGCTTCCAGATACCTAGAGACAATCCTGCTTCTCTGCTGCATTGTGACCATGTTTAGTTCAACCTCAGCAGCAT ATGGTCCTCGGAAACTTTACTGTTGTGTGGAGTTCCAGGAAAAGCCTGTACCCTACACGCAGATAATAGGCTACAAACAACAGAGTTATAAGGAGGTGTGCAACAATGACGCTATCAT CTTCTATACCACGAAGAACAAGAAGGTATGCGCCAGCATCAAGGACGAGTGGGTGAGGACGGCTCTGGTTCGTCTCAG CTCCAAACTGAAGAAGATATCCACAGCAACACTGTGA
- the LOC109875214 gene encoding uncharacterized protein LOC109875214 isoform X1: protein MASRYLETILLLCCIVTMFSSTSAAYGPRKLYCCVEFQEKPVPYTQIIGYKQQSYKELLYHEEQEGMRQHQGRVGEDGSGSSQLQTEEDIHSNTVMAKTPQPTLKGRFTHSDTTFSNRNSNSTITFNITSNNPIE, encoded by the exons ATGGCTTCCAGATACCTAGAGACAATCCTGCTTCTCTGCTGCATTGTGACCATGTTTAGTTCAACCTCAGCAGCAT ATGGTCCTCGGAAACTTTACTGTTGTGTGGAGTTCCAGGAAAAGCCTGTACCCTACACGCAGATAATAGGCTACAAACAACAGAGTTATAAGGAG CTTCTATACCACGAAGAACAAGAAGGTATGCGCCAGCATCAAGGACGAGTGGGTGAGGACGGCTCTGGTTCGTCTCAG CTCCAAACTGAAGAAGATATCCACAGCAACACTGTGATGGCCAAAACCCCCCAACCAACTCTGAAAGGAAGATTCACCCACAGCGACACAACTTTTTCCAATCGCAACTCCAACAGCACCATAACCTTCAACATCACCAGTAACAACCCCATTGAGTAA